One part of the Bradyrhizobium sp. CB1650 genome encodes these proteins:
- a CDS encoding efflux RND transporter periplasmic adaptor subunit, whose amino-acid sequence MDMPSVDEKEQSTPSEAKAEATRNPTRVPSIIVGLVAMGVVALSTFYLLRPEPLLVQGEVDATRLDIAARVDGRVKEIPVQRGQNVAAQAVLVRIDNPETIAKHDQMKAAKVVADAQLANVLVGTRVETIAARKAEMERAQAAVVLAQKTFDRTRTLTEQGNAPQARLDQVTDALHESERAVDQAKSAYEQAVNGYTKEERAIAKANVEKTDADIQSVQSIIDQLVVYAPVASQVYQCNIEPGEYVSPGVPLVTLIDLGDVWVHFDLREDLVKSLKVGDRFDVRIPALDDRRVTVEVKLIATKGEYASWRATRASGDFDLRTFSIRAYPVTPVPELRPGMSAYLDWRSRQ is encoded by the coding sequence ATGGACATGCCGTCCGTAGATGAGAAAGAGCAGAGCACGCCAAGCGAGGCAAAGGCGGAAGCTACGCGCAATCCGACGCGGGTGCCGTCAATTATCGTCGGCCTCGTCGCAATGGGCGTCGTAGCCCTTTCGACCTTTTACCTCTTGCGACCGGAGCCGCTGCTCGTGCAGGGCGAAGTCGACGCGACCCGGCTGGACATCGCGGCGCGCGTCGACGGCAGGGTCAAGGAGATACCGGTCCAGCGCGGGCAGAACGTTGCTGCGCAGGCCGTGCTGGTGCGGATCGACAATCCCGAGACAATCGCGAAACACGACCAGATGAAGGCGGCAAAGGTCGTTGCGGACGCCCAGCTCGCCAATGTCCTGGTCGGAACGCGCGTCGAAACCATCGCCGCGCGCAAGGCGGAAATGGAGCGCGCGCAGGCCGCGGTGGTGCTGGCGCAGAAGACCTTCGACCGCACGCGGACCCTGACCGAGCAGGGCAACGCGCCACAGGCCCGCCTCGACCAGGTGACCGATGCCCTGCACGAGAGCGAGCGCGCGGTCGATCAGGCCAAATCGGCCTACGAGCAGGCGGTCAACGGCTACACGAAGGAGGAACGGGCGATCGCGAAGGCCAACGTCGAGAAAACCGATGCCGACATCCAGAGTGTCCAATCCATCATCGACCAACTCGTTGTCTATGCCCCGGTCGCCTCGCAAGTCTATCAATGCAACATCGAGCCGGGCGAATATGTGTCCCCCGGCGTGCCACTCGTAACTCTGATAGACCTGGGCGACGTCTGGGTTCACTTCGATCTCCGCGAGGACCTCGTCAAGAGCCTGAAGGTCGGCGACCGTTTCGATGTCCGCATTCCCGCGCTCGACGACCGCCGCGTCACCGTCGAGGTCAAGCTGATCGCGACCAAGGGCGAATATGCGAGCTGGCGGGCCACCCGCGCCTCGGGCGATTTTGATCTGCGCACGTTCTCGATCCGCGCCTATCCCGTGACGCCGGTGCCCGAGCTGCGGCCGGGGATGAGCGCCTATCTCGACTGGCGGTCGCGGCAATGA
- a CDS encoding helix-turn-helix transcriptional regulator, with translation MISVEQIRAARAWLAISQQELADAAKVEVRTIHRIESGFQGATDRTLEKIRTAFEARGVDFLFDGSKASGIRVRGIRS, from the coding sequence ATGATTTCTGTAGAACAAATCCGCGCTGCTCGAGCCTGGCTTGCCATCTCGCAGCAAGAACTCGCCGACGCGGCGAAGGTTGAGGTGCGAACCATTCACCGCATTGAAAGCGGGTTTCAGGGAGCGACGGATCGGACGCTCGAAAAAATCCGGACTGCGTTTGAAGCGCGAGGCGTTGATTTTTTATTCGATGGAAGCAAGGCGAGTGGGATCCGAGTGCGAGGCATTCGCTCCTAA
- a CDS encoding AAA family ATPase: protein MADVIEAVTGTKPKTVDTSMAARVTINDLAIAVRDDVGAERSLERLKRLVEPQATYDVPPLSELAGLGEAKTYCMEVANSMRAYLAGERPWNEAPHGLLVSGPPGTGKTSLMRSLARELPNVHFIATSYAQWQAHKSGHLGDVTSCIRATFSEAFQRRPSIVYIDECDVLPARGSGGKHDSWFTAIVTTLLECIQGFDQVEGVFVCASCNDPTRLDPALTRAGRLDHHIRVELPDVAGLMGIFRTHLRSDCAGADLREAALAARGHSGADVEKWVRMARQAARKIGRHVTVEDVVAAVRGGEPDLPADLRLCIAYHEAGHAIAHLTLGTATPKSLSIGGDGGRAESRAGRPQLPTRDYLEKLLMTILAGRAAEQLKFGEATTGAGGTSAESDLVRATSLALRIETAYGYGHTGLVTLAEGQLGDGYLLMTDPLRSATNETLMRAYAKSLSILEQNSQALDALAKALFAGGYLDQSEIAAVIATHPLVPAIPDFARAMTTPPPD from the coding sequence GTGGCGGACGTGATCGAGGCCGTAACCGGGACCAAACCGAAGACCGTCGACACCTCGATGGCGGCCCGCGTGACCATCAATGACCTCGCAATCGCCGTGCGCGACGACGTCGGCGCCGAGCGCTCGCTCGAACGTCTGAAACGTCTCGTCGAGCCGCAAGCCACCTACGACGTCCCGCCCCTCTCCGAACTGGCCGGACTCGGCGAGGCCAAGACCTACTGCATGGAGGTGGCCAATTCCATGCGCGCGTATCTCGCGGGTGAACGGCCTTGGAATGAAGCTCCGCATGGACTCCTCGTCAGCGGACCGCCCGGCACAGGGAAGACCTCACTGATGCGCTCGCTGGCCCGCGAGTTGCCGAATGTTCACTTTATCGCTACGAGCTACGCGCAGTGGCAGGCACATAAGAGTGGGCACCTCGGAGACGTCACCTCCTGCATCCGCGCAACGTTCTCAGAGGCATTTCAGCGTCGCCCGAGCATCGTCTATATCGATGAGTGCGACGTTCTGCCAGCGCGTGGCAGCGGCGGAAAGCATGATTCCTGGTTTACCGCGATCGTGACAACGCTGCTCGAGTGCATTCAGGGGTTCGATCAGGTCGAGGGCGTATTCGTGTGCGCATCTTGCAACGATCCCACGCGCCTCGATCCAGCGCTCACGCGAGCCGGGCGGCTGGATCATCATATCAGAGTCGAGTTGCCCGATGTCGCCGGGCTGATGGGCATTTTCCGAACACATCTGCGCTCCGACTGCGCCGGTGCCGACTTGCGCGAGGCGGCGCTCGCCGCACGCGGACATAGCGGCGCCGACGTGGAAAAGTGGGTCCGAATGGCCCGTCAGGCGGCACGCAAGATCGGCAGGCACGTGACGGTGGAGGATGTTGTCGCCGCTGTCCGCGGCGGTGAGCCGGACTTGCCGGCGGATCTTCGCCTTTGCATCGCCTACCACGAAGCCGGTCATGCGATCGCACATCTCACGCTTGGCACGGCCACGCCCAAATCGCTTTCGATCGGCGGTGACGGCGGTCGCGCTGAGAGTAGGGCCGGACGACCGCAACTTCCCACGCGCGACTACCTCGAGAAGCTTCTTATGACGATCCTGGCTGGGCGGGCGGCAGAACAGCTGAAGTTCGGCGAGGCGACGACCGGCGCGGGCGGAACGTCCGCCGAGAGCGATCTAGTCCGCGCGACCAGCTTGGCACTGCGAATTGAGACAGCATACGGTTACGGACACACCGGCCTCGTGACGCTCGCGGAAGGACAGCTCGGTGACGGTTACCTGCTCATGACCGATCCCCTCCGCTCGGCCACCAACGAAACACTGATGCGCGCATACGCTAAGTCGCTGTCGATCCTGGAGCAGAACAGCCAGGCATTGGATGCCCTCGCAAAAGCGCTGTTCGCCGGTGGTTATCTCGATCAATCCGAGATCGCCGCGGTCATCGCGACACATCCGCTTGTGCCGGCGATCCCGGATTTCGCTCGGGCGATGACCACGCCACCGCCTGACTAG
- a CDS encoding ABC transporter permease, translated as MIAASKGGFWQVVRRECHWLIHDRVALLLILGVPLFAFVVLTTVFSHPVIRGLGVTVVDEDKSDASRALVEYVAASPSLKIVDRSGTLSTAVQDIRSGKSISAVYIPPNFERDLKAARRPQVVGFYNQQFLTPSGIASSGLSDSLSAAAAVAAPASRAAPAPTSLGALKAETMALVNPQKNYAQFLLRALLPTIIHVVITLAAGYSVGSEFRRRDARAWLECAGGDPLVALAGKLAPLFCIFVVIMLAEPLFLEGTLAIPFKGDLPLMIAAASLLIIAYLSLGALLQLLVGDLATGLGLAGLIASPAFGYAGVGFPTIGMNAFAQTWSAILPLRWYMAVLLGQAARGLPVADSAIPFAALAGLALLFAGLAWLRMANVTRKGWFSAARPAEPSETVEAPVGVGGAFKAEWRRVLGTRSAFTLLFLAPLIYGIYYPQPYLNQILRKLPIAVVDNDLTDLSRQIVETLDASGALSVTVRARTLAEARAAIDRGQAFAVVEIPSDTERDVLKGITAHIPVYADATYLFIFRTSASGLATAIGTLTSELVSRGARPDGSLVKAKLASSSPADVLLQPIFNPVGGYASYVVPAAFILILQQTLLIGAAMLTRTALTSGGAAFAGVLGRGIAHLTVYLPALALYVIVLPRIYGFSTLGHLPQIFALASVFLLATSFMGQAVGAWFTRPENATILLLATSLPQFFMAGFAWPREAIPDIALAFGRLFPADSAIDGLVRINQLGAGIWEVSHDWLALWCLALGYFALAVISAFAFRRRQRHAEP; from the coding sequence ATGATCGCGGCCTCCAAGGGCGGGTTCTGGCAGGTCGTGCGGCGTGAGTGCCACTGGCTGATCCATGATCGCGTGGCGCTGCTGCTGATCCTCGGCGTGCCGCTGTTCGCCTTCGTGGTGCTCACGACGGTGTTCAGCCATCCGGTCATTCGCGGGCTCGGGGTCACGGTCGTCGACGAGGACAAGTCGGATGCTTCGCGCGCGCTGGTGGAATATGTCGCGGCGTCTCCGAGCCTGAAGATCGTCGACCGCTCCGGCACCCTGTCCACGGCCGTCCAGGACATCCGCTCCGGCAAGTCGATCTCGGCGGTCTATATCCCGCCGAATTTCGAGCGTGACCTGAAGGCCGCGCGCCGCCCGCAGGTCGTCGGCTTCTATAACCAGCAGTTTCTGACTCCGTCCGGCATCGCATCCTCGGGTCTGAGCGATTCACTGTCCGCCGCGGCTGCCGTGGCCGCTCCCGCCAGTCGCGCGGCGCCCGCGCCAACGTCCCTGGGCGCACTCAAGGCGGAGACCATGGCGCTCGTCAATCCGCAGAAGAACTACGCGCAGTTCCTGCTGCGCGCGCTTCTGCCGACCATCATCCATGTCGTCATCACACTTGCCGCCGGCTATTCCGTCGGCTCCGAATTCCGCCGCCGCGACGCGCGCGCCTGGCTCGAATGCGCCGGCGGCGATCCGCTGGTCGCGCTGGCCGGCAAGCTCGCGCCGCTGTTCTGCATCTTCGTCGTGATCATGCTGGCCGAGCCATTGTTCCTGGAGGGCACGCTGGCGATCCCGTTCAAGGGCGACCTGCCGTTGATGATCGCCGCGGCCTCGCTGCTGATCATCGCCTATCTCTCGCTCGGCGCCCTGCTGCAGCTTCTGGTCGGCGATCTCGCCACGGGTCTCGGACTTGCAGGCCTCATCGCCTCGCCCGCCTTCGGCTATGCCGGCGTCGGCTTTCCCACCATTGGCATGAATGCCTTTGCGCAGACCTGGAGCGCGATCCTGCCGCTGCGCTGGTACATGGCCGTCCTGCTCGGACAAGCCGCGCGCGGATTACCGGTCGCCGATTCCGCCATTCCCTTCGCCGCGCTTGCAGGCCTCGCTTTGCTCTTTGCCGGCCTGGCATGGTTGCGCATGGCGAACGTTACCCGCAAGGGCTGGTTTTCGGCGGCGCGCCCCGCCGAACCGTCCGAAACAGTGGAAGCACCAGTTGGCGTCGGCGGTGCCTTCAAGGCGGAGTGGCGGCGGGTGCTGGGAACGCGGAGCGCGTTCACTTTGCTGTTCCTCGCTCCCCTGATCTACGGCATCTACTATCCGCAACCCTATCTGAATCAGATCCTTCGCAAGCTGCCGATCGCAGTCGTCGACAACGATCTCACTGATCTCAGTCGGCAGATCGTCGAGACACTGGATGCGAGCGGCGCACTGAGCGTGACGGTTCGCGCCCGAACGCTCGCCGAGGCGCGCGCCGCGATCGATCGCGGGCAGGCCTTTGCCGTCGTCGAGATTCCGTCCGATACCGAGCGCGACGTGCTCAAGGGCATCACCGCCCACATCCCCGTTTACGCGGACGCAACTTACCTGTTCATATTCAGAACGAGCGCCAGCGGGCTGGCCACCGCCATCGGAACGTTGACATCAGAGCTCGTTTCGCGCGGCGCGCGCCCGGATGGCAGCCTCGTCAAGGCGAAGCTCGCAAGCTCGAGCCCGGCCGATGTGCTGCTGCAGCCGATCTTCAACCCGGTGGGCGGCTATGCGAGCTACGTCGTTCCGGCGGCATTCATCCTGATCCTGCAGCAGACCCTGCTGATCGGCGCCGCGATGTTGACCCGCACTGCGCTGACGAGCGGAGGCGCAGCCTTTGCCGGCGTGCTCGGCCGCGGCATCGCGCATCTGACGGTCTATCTTCCGGCGCTCGCGCTCTATGTCATCGTGCTGCCGCGCATCTACGGCTTTTCGACGCTCGGCCATCTTCCTCAGATCTTCGCGCTCGCGAGCGTATTTCTTCTGGCAACGAGCTTCATGGGGCAAGCCGTCGGGGCCTGGTTCACGCGACCGGAGAACGCAACCATCCTGCTGCTGGCAACCAGCCTGCCGCAGTTCTTCATGGCCGGCTTTGCGTGGCCGCGCGAAGCGATCCCGGACATCGCCCTTGCGTTCGGTCGGCTGTTCCCGGCCGACTCCGCCATCGACGGGCTCGTGCGCATCAACCAATTAGGCGCCGGCATCTGGGAGGTTTCGCATGACTGGCTCGCGCTGTGGTGCCTGGCGCTCGGCTATTTCGCGCTCGCGGTGATCTCGGCATTTGCCTTCAGAAGGAGACAGCGACATGCCGAACCTTAG
- a CDS encoding helix-turn-helix transcriptional regulator, with the protein MAVDKLPTGRMIRAARALVGMEQLDLARAIGVDRRTVSRLEADTEIPINPLKIATYRKMRDALEKHGVIFLYRSKAHGEGVALKD; encoded by the coding sequence GTGGCCGTCGACAAATTGCCTACGGGGCGCATGATCAGGGCCGCTCGCGCGCTGGTTGGAATGGAGCAACTGGACCTCGCACGTGCGATTGGCGTTGATCGTCGCACGGTGTCACGACTTGAGGCTGACACCGAAATCCCCATCAATCCTCTAAAGATCGCGACTTATCGCAAGATGCGCGACGCCTTGGAGAAACACGGCGTCATTTTTCTATATCGTAGCAAGGCTCACGGAGAGGGAGTGGCACTCAAGGACTGA
- a CDS encoding porin, translating into MKTLTMAAATILAAAGCAVEALADEAMVTKTGSAAPATVSSQPAACGSIEDFFLTSCALTSSGITVYGIVDTGMSWRSHGAPFSGTSAPGVDYLVQRYSNRARWDLGPNGLSQSNIGIKGKEPIAPGWDFIFDLQAGFDPYSLRFPNGPHSAAQNAGIPLTSQDSYADSSRAGQFYNSVGYAGVSSPFGTLTLFRQNALTLDAVFAYDPMGASYAFSPLGWQGLTCGAGNTETCRHSTALKYRVDIDQFRVAALWQFGGYELNNAATGTYQLQVGGDINLAGGKLSLDAIGSYAQNAVAIGLAGNTLPAVLPQVLTATLSDNSAVMLVGKYTRGPWQLFGGYEFIRYAPPSDPFAPGTGFIDIGGDFVCAGCAAVNNTNINNTAFSAGDKLFHVVWTGVKYAVTDDLHVMGAYYYNDQPAFGAPVNCPNPAAFANCHGTLNAASVAVDWQFAKKFDAYAGVMWSQVSGGLANGFLNRASVAPTVGLRFRF; encoded by the coding sequence ATGAAAACACTCACTATGGCCGCAGCGACGATTCTTGCCGCCGCAGGGTGCGCGGTGGAAGCATTGGCCGACGAAGCCATGGTGACAAAGACCGGATCCGCCGCGCCCGCGACGGTGTCCTCGCAGCCGGCGGCGTGCGGGAGCATCGAGGATTTCTTCCTGACGAGCTGCGCGCTGACTTCGAGCGGTATCACCGTGTACGGCATCGTCGACACCGGCATGAGTTGGCGCAGCCATGGCGCGCCGTTCAGCGGGACATCCGCCCCGGGCGTGGACTATCTCGTCCAGAGGTACAGCAACCGCGCGCGCTGGGATCTCGGGCCGAACGGCCTCAGCCAGTCGAACATCGGCATCAAGGGCAAGGAGCCGATCGCGCCCGGATGGGATTTCATTTTCGATCTGCAGGCCGGGTTCGATCCCTATTCGCTGCGCTTTCCGAACGGGCCGCACTCGGCGGCACAGAACGCCGGCATACCGCTGACCAGCCAGGACTCCTACGCCGACTCCAGCCGGGCCGGACAATTCTATAATTCCGTGGGCTATGCTGGCGTCAGTTCTCCCTTTGGCACGTTGACTCTCTTCCGGCAAAACGCGCTCACGCTGGACGCAGTCTTTGCCTATGACCCGATGGGTGCTTCATACGCCTTTTCGCCGCTCGGCTGGCAGGGACTGACCTGTGGCGCGGGCAACACCGAGACCTGCCGGCACAGCACGGCGCTGAAGTACCGTGTCGACATCGACCAGTTCAGGGTGGCAGCACTCTGGCAATTCGGTGGCTACGAACTGAACAATGCCGCGACCGGCACCTACCAGCTCCAGGTCGGCGGCGACATCAACCTCGCCGGAGGCAAGCTTTCGCTCGACGCGATCGGCAGCTACGCGCAGAACGCCGTGGCGATCGGGCTCGCCGGCAACACGCTGCCGGCGGTGCTGCCGCAGGTTCTCACCGCCACGCTCTCCGACAACTCGGCCGTGATGCTGGTCGGCAAATACACGCGCGGGCCCTGGCAGTTGTTCGGCGGATACGAATTCATCCGCTATGCGCCGCCCAGCGATCCCTTCGCCCCCGGAACCGGCTTCATCGACATCGGCGGAGACTTCGTCTGCGCCGGCTGCGCGGCCGTCAACAACACCAACATCAACAACACCGCGTTCAGCGCCGGCGACAAGCTGTTCCATGTGGTCTGGACCGGCGTGAAATACGCCGTCACCGACGATCTCCACGTGATGGGCGCCTACTATTACAACGACCAGCCGGCCTTTGGTGCGCCCGTCAACTGCCCCAACCCCGCGGCGTTTGCGAACTGCCATGGCACGCTGAACGCTGCCTCGGTCGCAGTCGATTGGCAGTTTGCGAAGAAATTCGACGCTTACGCCGGCGTGATGTGGTCACAGGTCAGTGGGGGCCTCGCGAACGGCTTCCTCAACCGTGCCTCGGTCGCTCCGACGGTCGGGTTACGCTTCCGGTTCTGA
- a CDS encoding substrate-binding domain-containing protein produces the protein MRKAALATALAIALLLPLTAQAAERVQPDSIFPPWQHGENNDATQRGLAFTVPEVDDLADFHGDVSDPKLVLYVGGNYFFAMAPLIAAFEREHPEFKGRIYWETLPPGLLEKQIEAGGTVTSGNMTWTAKPDAYLAGLKKVQSLVDRGLLTGPAVPYVTNSLTIMVPAHNPGHVKNLSDLGRPDLHVAMPNPEFEGIARQIEGSLKKVGGEALATAVYKTKVADRSTILTQIHHRQTPLFLMKGRAQAGVTWQSEATFQEQIGNPVTHVDIPPAQNAMAIYAGAEVRSAPHPEAARLWLSFIRSPTALSIFERYGFKPFTKAAG, from the coding sequence ATGCGTAAAGCAGCACTCGCCACCGCACTTGCCATCGCCCTGCTCCTGCCGCTCACCGCGCAGGCCGCGGAGCGGGTCCAGCCCGACTCCATCTTTCCGCCCTGGCAACACGGGGAGAACAACGACGCTACGCAGCGCGGGCTCGCGTTTACGGTTCCGGAAGTAGATGATCTCGCTGATTTCCATGGCGACGTATCCGACCCGAAGCTCGTGCTGTACGTCGGCGGCAACTACTTCTTCGCAATGGCACCGCTGATCGCAGCGTTTGAGCGCGAGCATCCCGAGTTCAAAGGCAGGATCTATTGGGAAACCCTTCCGCCCGGCCTCCTTGAAAAGCAGATCGAGGCCGGCGGGACCGTCACCTCGGGCAACATGACCTGGACGGCGAAGCCGGACGCTTACCTTGCGGGGCTCAAGAAGGTTCAGAGCCTCGTCGACCGGGGGCTGTTGACAGGTCCGGCCGTTCCTTATGTGACCAATTCCCTCACGATCATGGTGCCGGCGCACAATCCGGGCCACGTCAAAAATCTTTCCGATTTGGGGCGGCCTGACCTTCATGTCGCAATGCCCAATCCCGAATTCGAGGGTATCGCTCGGCAGATCGAGGGCTCGCTGAAGAAGGTGGGTGGCGAAGCCTTGGCGACGGCCGTCTACAAGACGAAGGTCGCCGACCGAAGCACAATTCTGACCCAGATCCATCATCGGCAGACGCCGCTCTTCCTGATGAAGGGACGCGCGCAGGCGGGGGTGACCTGGCAGTCGGAAGCGACCTTCCAGGAGCAAATCGGCAACCCGGTTACCCATGTCGACATCCCCCCAGCGCAGAACGCGATGGCGATTTACGCCGGCGCCGAAGTGAGGAGCGCGCCGCATCCGGAAGCGGCGCGGCTGTGGCTCTCATTCATCCGCTCGCCGACGGCGCTCTCGATTTTCGAACGTTACGGATTCAAGCCGTTCACGAAAGCGGCCGGCTGA
- a CDS encoding 3'-5' exonuclease, translating to MRSSELKRKNMESGANEILARQLEASGQYKVLRRIVPHSAGFRPDSGRKIGVVLDVETTGLDTLRDEVIELAMLKFAYSDDDRILGLVDVFQALQEPSSPIDPKITALTRITNEMVKGQAIDPQAVDRFVTDSNVILAHNGDFDRKFAERSWPVFAQKPWACSSSGIAWREYGFASAKLDQLLAAYGLFYDAHRATDDCQALLTLLDLALPRVSATILASVLERARRKTIRIWAQRAPFDLKETLKRRNYRWNDGTDGRPKSWYRDIEEETLESELRFLESEIYQFDADILRQEFTALDRYSNRI from the coding sequence ATGCGTTCAAGCGAACTTAAGAGAAAGAACATGGAAAGCGGAGCCAACGAGATCTTGGCGAGGCAACTGGAGGCGAGCGGGCAATACAAGGTGCTGCGTCGCATAGTGCCGCATTCCGCGGGTTTTCGTCCCGACAGCGGCAGGAAAATTGGCGTCGTGCTCGACGTCGAGACCACGGGGCTCGATACCCTTCGCGACGAAGTCATCGAACTCGCCATGCTCAAGTTCGCCTATTCGGACGATGATCGTATCCTTGGACTCGTCGATGTGTTTCAGGCTCTGCAGGAACCATCATCCCCTATCGATCCCAAGATCACTGCGCTGACCCGCATCACCAACGAGATGGTGAAAGGCCAGGCGATCGATCCGCAGGCGGTCGATCGTTTCGTGACCGACAGCAACGTGATTCTTGCGCACAACGGCGATTTCGACCGAAAGTTTGCAGAACGGTCCTGGCCTGTGTTTGCCCAGAAACCTTGGGCCTGTTCGTCGAGCGGCATCGCGTGGAGAGAGTATGGCTTTGCGAGCGCGAAGCTCGATCAATTGTTGGCAGCTTATGGCCTGTTTTACGATGCCCATCGAGCGACCGACGACTGCCAGGCTTTGCTGACTTTGCTGGATCTGGCGCTTCCACGTGTTTCGGCAACCATTCTCGCGAGCGTGCTTGAGCGCGCACGGCGCAAGACCATCCGGATTTGGGCACAGCGCGCGCCATTCGACTTGAAGGAGACTCTGAAGCGCCGCAATTACCGATGGAATGACGGTACGGACGGACGACCCAAATCCTGGTATCGAGACATCGAAGAAGAGACGCTGGAGTCCGAACTGCGTTTCCTCGAAAGCGAGATCTATCAGTTCGACGCAGACATTCTTCGACAGGAATTCACGGCGCTGGACCGCTACTCGAACCGAATTTAG
- a CDS encoding TQO small subunit DoxD — translation MTTLSFTTTPHVEQSFDRSVGLTEARRAWRTAALAMLSVRIIQGFIYWGGGSRRFIYAPAKLNPDAPTWMANKFQTAMPGALFGTDHLISFMLHHFWLLYAGVILFSAAELFVGAMLMAGALTRAAALVSMGFSVLLMAMFGWQGATCIDEWTMAACNLAMGATLLLGGSGAYAIDNVLMRRNPALAGKRWFRWMAGSLPLPLKDVSFRKLALTVLAFVLVFDIGTYSYYRGSVVTPFHGGPVSPTRHHLALSEARLLPDGSVRFHVYLDAGTPEAPVHVVAADLLDASNQPVAHYDTAALSALPNTAFANDYAYNKFAAGPYGIRASIGAAATLTLPAPASDAALEARSLRLTDVDGRTFSALLRSKRLGPRLG, via the coding sequence ATGACCACGCTGTCCTTCACAACCACCCCCCATGTCGAGCAATCGTTCGACAGATCCGTTGGCCTGACGGAGGCGCGGCGTGCATGGCGCACCGCGGCGCTTGCCATGCTGTCGGTCCGCATCATTCAGGGCTTCATCTATTGGGGCGGCGGATCCCGGCGCTTCATTTATGCGCCCGCAAAGCTGAACCCGGACGCGCCGACCTGGATGGCGAACAAATTTCAGACCGCAATGCCTGGCGCGCTGTTCGGCACCGATCACCTGATCAGCTTCATGCTGCATCACTTTTGGCTGCTCTATGCCGGGGTGATCCTGTTCAGCGCCGCCGAACTCTTCGTCGGCGCGATGCTGATGGCAGGCGCCCTAACCCGCGCCGCCGCCTTGGTGTCGATGGGATTTTCCGTGCTGCTGATGGCGATGTTCGGCTGGCAGGGCGCGACCTGCATCGACGAATGGACCATGGCGGCCTGCAATCTCGCGATGGGCGCGACCCTGCTGCTCGGCGGCAGCGGCGCCTACGCGATCGACAACGTCCTGATGCGGCGCAATCCCGCGCTCGCCGGGAAACGATGGTTTCGCTGGATGGCTGGAAGCCTGCCGCTCCCGCTCAAGGACGTTTCATTCCGCAAGCTTGCGCTCACGGTGCTCGCCTTCGTCCTCGTGTTCGATATCGGTACCTACAGCTACTATCGCGGCTCGGTGGTGACGCCGTTCCACGGCGGGCCGGTCAGCCCGACCAGACATCATCTCGCCCTCAGCGAAGCCAGACTGCTACCTGACGGTTCTGTTCGCTTTCATGTCTATCTCGATGCCGGCACCCCCGAAGCACCCGTGCATGTCGTCGCAGCCGATCTGCTCGACGCGAGCAACCAGCCCGTTGCGCATTACGACACCGCCGCTCTTTCGGCCTTGCCAAACACCGCGTTCGCGAACGATTACGCCTACAACAAGTTCGCGGCCGGCCCCTACGGGATCCGGGCATCGATAGGAGCTGCCGCTACGCTGACACTGCCTGCGCCTGCCTCTGACGCCGCTCTCGAGGCGAGATCGCTCCGGCTCACGGATGTGGATGGCCGAACCTTCTCGGCATTGCTGAGAAGCAAAAGGCTAGGCCCAAGGCTTGGCTGA